A genomic segment from Alteribacillus bidgolensis encodes:
- a CDS encoding Na-translocating system protein MpsC family protein — translation MMVYLEDSADNKKELYRLYNAVSKELFGVGTASLKVSIEEDLITIRAKHHRATRSLSLEKENPDLKQAVDFQLSSMFKSQLYEKLETELNIQIEAIFRDYDSPTQLAFTNVVMK, via the coding sequence ATGATGGTGTATCTTGAAGATTCTGCTGATAACAAGAAGGAACTATACCGTTTGTACAATGCTGTTTCAAAAGAATTATTTGGTGTTGGAACGGCCTCTTTAAAAGTATCTATTGAAGAGGATTTGATTACCATCAGGGCAAAGCATCATCGGGCAACCCGTTCATTATCTTTAGAAAAGGAAAATCCGGATCTTAAACAGGCTGTTGATTTTCAATTATCTTCTATGTTTAAATCCCAATTATACGAAAAGTTGGAAACAGAATTAAACATTCAGATTGAAGCAATATTCAGGGATTACGATTCTCCTACACAATTGGCCTTTACGAATGTTGTTATGAAATAG